The Archocentrus centrarchus isolate MPI-CPG fArcCen1 chromosome 1, fArcCen1, whole genome shotgun sequence genome includes the window gttcctaggatacttaagagtagaatgggaggcagagccttcagctttcctctgtgataaagcttatagttagggctggatcaggtgaccctgaagcatCTCTTTGTtacgctgctataggcctaggctgctgggggggttcccatgatgtgCTGAGTGTTTCAccttttcactttgtttataccccactctgcatgtaatcattagttattattaatctctgtctctcttccacagcatgtcttttacCTTATTAACACCACTTAATGAACCCGAGCTGTGAACTTATATCAGCGTAAACTAGATTTGTTGCATGCGCTGGAATTTGCATGTATTCATTTGCAGAAAATCTATAAATATTTGGTGTTCGTGCTGCCAAGTCTGTCTCACACTGCTGGAAATGCATCTAATACAGATTAGAAAATTGATCAGTTGCATTTGTAGGCTATTTATAATTTCCAATCAATAAAGTTAAATTCACTTTCATCTGACaacaaactaaagtgatttccaTTTCTTCTTTATTAGGCTATGGAAGAGTGTCAGACACACTGAGTAATATTAACTGATTAAATTTATCAAAAGTTGCATGTGCGTGTTCTAAAGTTCTAATGTGCATGTTAGAAAAAGCAGCACTGAGAACGTGCAGAGGTGAAATAAATAACCCAAACTCATATTCTTTTTTCCCTGCTTAGCCTGTTTGTGATGATCATGAATTCACATtaatattttctgcagcattacttctgtgttttgcattttacagttatacatttttattcaaatcaTTAGATATCCTGATAAGGTGTCTGACTGGAGCAGACAgtttccatttcattttttatggAAGAGTCAAATGGCCTGTTTTATGAGTGTgctcagagcctgaagcagaaagcctgaGCAACAAAGTTCTTTACCACCATTATGATACCTAAaagtggtggctgtggctcagaggggtcacctactaattggaaggttggtggttcagtccCTGGCTGTGCCAGTCTGTGTGCTAAGGTACCTGTGGGCAAGACACTGTGTGAATGCTAGATGAATgaagcatgttgtataaagtgctttgaatgctcGGGtaaaaaagtgctatataagaagcagtccatttaccattatttCTTACTTGGGTTTTAGGATTTGTAGAGTGAGTCaatgcaaagaaagcctggctatgTGGAACATGCTTCATGGTATACCCCTCTGAGAAGCTAATTTGCTAACTGCATGCAGAGGTTTTGGACTTTGTTTCTTGAATCTGTGCAGAATCTGTGTTTTAACTTTAGTAGAAGGAGGTTAACGTATGCCCTTTATTTACATTGAAGACATAAAAGACTTTCTTTTGTATAAATTTGCTATGACTTGAGGAAACATAACAAATGCAGTGACACTGGAACACTTAAATAATTTTGATGGCTTTAAAGTAGCAACAGTGTTTGACTTTGATTTGAAGAATGAAAGTGTTGGAAATGACCGACAAACTCAACAACAACCATTAATAAAGAGTTCACTGGCAGTCTAGCTCGGGCCGGACAATGAAGGGCCAGATGGTTAAGAGCTCCTGCGGTGTTCGGCTGTGAACCAGCATCAAGTTCCTGTGGACGCAGGGATTGTCTTTATACTTCTTCTCAATGTCAAAGGTCCTGAAACCTTTGTGCTTCTCGGGAACCAGGCCCAGCTTCTTTAGACACATCCCAGTGTATACATCATCAATGGGAAACAAGGCTACCTGCTGAGATACACTGTGCAGGCGTACCGCCAGCTCCCCAGAGTACAGATATCCTCCTCCCCCAGCATAGGGTGGATACtcacccacaaacacactctcagGGATAAAGTATTTAAGTTTCTTGTCCCTGTGTGGTCCTGCATTCATTATAACATCACCTATGAACAAATCCTTGGACTTACCCTCTGGCATGCCTTCCAGATAGTCAATAATTCTTAAGGTGTTAACAAAGACGTCATCATCGCCCTTAAGAACAAACTGAGCTTGAGGACAGTGTTTGGTAAACCAATCCAGAAAGAGGACCTCTTTCAGCGTTAGGTTGAAGAAGCTATCCCTGTAGTCCCATTGGAGTATGTCTTTGTGAAGCTGTGCCTCATGAGCCAGTATCTCCAGCAAGTCTGGGAAGTGGTCCGATGAAAAAGTGTTGCCTAGCAGGAACACCGTCGCCACAGTCCGATTGGCTAAGACACCTGCTTGTCCCCAAGTTTCACGAATGGCCTGTCGCCTTTCAAAATGAGGGATCAATGATTTGATGACCAGCAGCAGGAAAGGTTTGTCATCGCAGACATGGGGTTGATTTATTAACATGGGGTACTTCCTGCAGTGTAAGTACAAAAGAAAGTCCTGCAGTTGCTTTGGAAGGGAGTTGAAGTCAAAGATTTGTTTGGTGGCTCTGTAGTCTGGTTCACAGGGGTCTAGTGGTCCGGTGTTATTGAGCCAATCTGGCAGCATGATGACTGAGTTGTTGGAGAATACAGAGTTTAAGTTGGGGTTGTAAATGAAGTCCAAGTGCTGCTGCTCCTTGTTCCAGAAGGTTTCACTCAGTATGAGTTTACGCCAAAACCTCTGGGATGGGATGCGAACTTTATGACGGCCGCTGCTGTCATGTCCAAGGTTCCATGACACGCTGATCAGGACACAGATGAAGATGTTGAGCATCATCATGAAGcagaaaaactttattttacgCTGACGCACAGCCATGCTGCCTCCCCTCTGGATCTAGACACGAGACAAgagatctgtttttgttttttaaaaaaaacagagaaaatcatcATCTGCAGTGTCATTGCATCACAGACAAACTTACATCGAAGCCAGGATACAAAGGAACATTTGGAAACATAGAGACACCTAGGCTGACTCTTAAGCCTCTAACAGGAGTGAAACTGGAAGAATATGTTACAGCGGGACAACAGCAAGCTTCATTTCTCCTTGTTTTGTCTTAAAACTCTGCCTGGCAGCACACAAAGCTGCATTTTCATCCCTAATCCTCCAAGAATGGGCCCAGGAACATTTTTTCATTCCCCCCCCTCCTTAGTCCCTCCTCGTCTTGACAGGCAGGAATCACACATTTCCAATTCAGCCGTGCACATGACACCAGTTTACAGCTGTCTGTGCACAGCCTGCACATAAATACAATTAACATATGCATCACTTCATGTCACTGTTTTCTCTGATAAGTACTGCTCTTATATATTTggtattgtgtgtttttaagctttttaCAAACCTTATATAATACTAAATAACTGGCATACAAGTCTATAGTCCTATTGGTTACACACACAGTGCCTTGTTACTTACATGTAAAGAGAGGGAGCCGATTCGTCAGTTCAGCCTGGTGGGCAGCCACACCTCTAACACCCTCATATGGTTGAGCTCCGAGATTAAGGAGCTTGTTCTTGTTTCTGGGGCCATCACGAAGTCACCACAGTGGcactgaaacaggaagaaactgacaggtttattttgttatgtATTCAAAGAGCCTACACAGACACATCAtcagctgttttgctgccatgtgTTTGGGTTCTTAACAAAAAGAGACTTAAGTGGGACAGAAACCTTCTGGTCTGCATACATCTGTGTTCGCTCATCACACTGAGGGAAAACGATGCCTGCATGAGGTTTATTAGGTTCATTTGAAGTCAAACCCGATTAACTGACTAGCTTACAAGCAGGGCTAGAGCAGTCAGGTGTGTTCATGTGTTCATCTGCACGGTTACATGATTTTGATTGTTCACAAAATGGTTCAGGTAAGAGAAGCTTATTTAAATAACTGGAGAAAATCCAATCCTGCTTTTTTATCGCAAATTCTCAGCTCTGTATCGTATTTTGATCATGTTAATTGGAATTATGATGATGTGAATACTTTAAGGCCAGTCAAAGAGAAGCTGCAAGCTGTTGGAACAATCTGAAAATAGGCAGTATTTATAGTTGATAAAGCAAATTTTTGTAACTGATCTGTTTTATACAGATGAGAAAACTGGCTCTTCTTTCCTGATCGTTCCTGCTCACTAATCTATTTAATTGCTCAGTTGTAGAGTGCTGTGCCCCTGTTCACCTTTTGTTCTTCCCACTTTATATTTAGTACTGTAACAGTATCTGGCTCAAGATTTGATGTGTAGCAATTTGTTTTAAATACAAGTTACTTAGCAAGTACGCAGAGAGCAAAAGGAAAGCATTCCCGTTTGCACGAATAAAAGGCTGCAAATAAAGCAATATGCTCCTTTTTAGATCCTCTTCTTTAGATTCTGTTAAGAAAGTTGATCTTTTCTGGAGCTCATTTGGAAGTAAACCTAACTTTAGACTGGACAAGattctttaaaatataaaacatattactATAACTCTGTGACCAGTGGCTACTCAGTGAAAGATAATGAGCCTGTCATTTATTTGATGCAAAACCCCAAAGTTGGATATTACCTACACAATGTGCAAAAATTAAGAAGTGTTTGATTATATC containing:
- the LOC115787362 gene encoding N-acetyllactosaminide beta-1,3-N-acetylglucosaminyltransferase 2-like; protein product: MAVRQRKIKFFCFMMMLNIFICVLISVSWNLGHDSSGRHKVRIPSQRFWRKLILSETFWNKEQQHLDFIYNPNLNSVFSNNSVIMLPDWLNNTGPLDPCEPDYRATKQIFDFNSLPKQLQDFLLYLHCRKYPMLINQPHVCDDKPFLLLVIKSLIPHFERRQAIRETWGQAGVLANRTVATVFLLGNTFSSDHFPDLLEILAHEAQLHKDILQWDYRDSFFNLTLKEVLFLDWFTKHCPQAQFVLKGDDDVFVNTLRIIDYLEGMPEGKSKDLFIGDVIMNAGPHRDKKLKYFIPESVFVGEYPPYAGGGGYLYSGELAVRLHSVSQQVALFPIDDVYTGMCLKKLGLVPEKHKGFRTFDIEKKYKDNPCVHRNLMLVHSRTPQELLTIWPFIVRPELDCQ